The Bradyrhizobium oligotrophicum S58 genome contains the following window.
CGGCGGCAGCTCGAACGCATCGGTCGAGAGATCCTGTTTGTGCCCGGCAATCATGACATCGGAAACAGCCTGCCGGATGTGCGCGGCGGCGAGATCACGATCTCGGCCGAACGCGCCTCCGCATTTCGCGCCCAGTTCGGTTCCGATTATTGGATGAAGGACATCGGCGCTATCAGGCTGCTGGGGCTCAATTCCATGCTGCCGGGGAGCAGGCTGCACGAGGAAGCGGAACAAGAGGCTCTGCTGGCGCACGCGATCGATACACTTGGACAGCGTCGATTGATCGTCGCGGCACACAAGCCGCTCTATCTGGCCGCGCCCGAAGAGACCGATCGGACGCAGAGCGCGATGTTTCCCGAGCATCGGCATAGCTGGGCCGAACGGTTCCATGCGGTGCGCGGGGTGACCTACCTCTCCGGCCATTTGCACGAATTGAAAGAGCTGCAATGGCGCGATCTGCGCCAGGTGTGGGCGCCGTCGACCGCCTTCGTCATGGACGCCGCCAATCGCTTCGCTCGTAACGACCGGCCCAATCGAGAGCCGGGTATCAAACGGCCCGGATTTTTGAGGCATACGTTCAGGGAGGTCGAGCACGTCGTCGAGTTCGTCGAGCCAACCGCATTTCTCATCATCGATCTCGGAAATTGGTACACGGATCCCCGCGGCTTTCATGCGCGCTATGCGGACGAGCCCTGGCGCGGGGTCTCTTCGGGGCAGCTGGCGTGAGCATGGGGGCTGCAACCGAATGGCCTGCCTCTACGGCATCTAACCTTGAGCCGAACTAAAGGGCGACGCAATGGCCTCACTCGCTCTCGACAATATCAGCAAGTCCTTCGGTGCAACCGATATCCTCAAGCACATCTCGCTCGAGATCCGCGACGGGGAGTTCCTGACACTCGTCGGCCCCTCAGGCTGTGGAAAATCGACGCTGCTGCGCATTATCGCCGGCCTTGAGCTGCAGGACGAAGGGACGGTGCGTATCGGAGCGCGCGCCGTCGATGCTCTGCCGCCAAAGGCGCGGAACATCGCCATGGTGTTCCAGTCCTATGCGCTATACCCACATATGACAGTCGAGCGTAACATGGCCGTACCGCTCGTCATGAGCAGGTTGAGCGCCACACAGCGGCTGCCTCTGCTCGGACATTTCGTTCCAGGAACCAAGACTAAGCGCGCCGGCATTGCCGCAGAGGTGCGCAATGTTGCTGCCGCTCTCGGGATCGAACAGCTGCTCGCGCGCAAGCCCGGCCAGCTTTCGGGAGGACAGCGCCAGCGTGTCGCCCTCGGCC
Protein-coding sequences here:
- a CDS encoding metallophosphoesterase family protein, which translates into the protein MMDAAAGNDKGERAFTLIQISDLHLSKSRPFFQHNFEALCGVLAASAADCILCTGDMSLDGAQHPDELSFARRQLERIGREILFVPGNHDIGNSLPDVRGGEITISAERASAFRAQFGSDYWMKDIGAIRLLGLNSMLPGSRLHEEAEQEALLAHAIDTLGQRRLIVAAHKPLYLAAPEETDRTQSAMFPEHRHSWAERFHAVRGVTYLSGHLHELKELQWRDLRQVWAPSTAFVMDAANRFARNDRPNREPGIKRPGFLRHTFREVEHVVEFVEPTAFLIIDLGNWYTDPRGFHARYADEPWRGVSSGQLA